The genomic region GCTTAATTTAGTTTTCAATCAGACCCTACAAATGAAGTTACATTCTAATTGATAGTTCAGCATCCCAGGTAACTTGATATGTGTAAATGGATACCATGAACTATTATCAATATTCTGATCACTAGAAAGCTATATAGATcactggaaattaataaatttgcATAGTAATCCATCAATTAGGCTCTGATGAGTTTAATTAGTCTGGGTGCACTAACCAAATTTAATATCTGCACATGCAGAGCTGAGGAGTGGATCCTGGAATGGGGTAGCATACGGAGATACCCATGCTGCATGTGAGGCCCCATCCGGGCAGTCAGCTGGCCTTCCACTCTGACATTTCTATCTCACCTCCCATAACTAAAGCAGTGGTTTGGAAGCCACTGCGGATAGAAATATAATTCATTACAATTTTGGGGAGTATACTCTGGAAGTAATTAGTAACCAAATGAGAAGGCCAATTTAAAAACTAATGACACTAAAAAGGCTTCCAAACAAATACTGATGTCAATTTCAAACACTTTTTCCACACAAAAAACCATCACCATATTTAATAACTCAACGAATACTGAGCATCCACTATATACCAAGCACTACGCTCCTGATAAACCAAGTAATCAACAACAGAATACCACTgcaatgaaaaaataatgttttcactAAACTATTTGGTAGTTTTAACATTTAATGCAAGTAGCAAATGATCTTAGCATACCTTCATTGCCATCTTTGTCCTGGGATCTGGAAGAGTCAACTCCTGATGATGACGGAACTTCAGAGTCATTTGGATTTTCTTCTGCTgataactttcctttctcctgaaGACTCTGGGattgaaaattaattaatgattGCAAAAACCATCGcaggtttctctctctccagttgAGAATAGGGCATCTGCCTTATTTTCGACTTCTATAAATACTTGAGTTCTGCACACATACACAGTACATGGAATCTATATTTGAATGTTGCCAAAGCCTTTCAGAGAAAGATACAATATCTTGATGATTTCACTAATCTACATTGTATCCtagctttttaaatgaaaatagatgGTCACATGAATAAGGAAAGAATCCACCAACTAATTTTAAAGGTGCgattacttttattttccctcACACTTGAAATAAGTGAGAAGATACGGAAAGTTCAGATATTTCCTCCTAAGTATGAAAAAATACGTAAGAGTGAAGATTTTGTTATCAGacaagaaaattcttttttttggtggaagattACACGACACCATCGGGAGACTCCTCAAAAATGGGAGCTCACACCTCTCAGTTTAGAACTAGAGAGGTGAGTTGCCCAAACGCCCAGGAAGACTTGGTGGCAAAGCTGGGACTAGAAGCAGAACTCCGACTGCAAACTCCAGTCCCCACTCCGACTACCGGCGTTAAGCGACCCTCAAGTAAAATGTCCTATTGGCACAAGAGAAGAGGTTACCACGGGGACAAAAGCTTGCCGGTGGGGGAAGTGTTTTTAGAGCACAGGGCGGAGGTGAGACCTGGGGTTTCGGGAAGAAACTGCTGGGAACTCCCGGCCCGCCGCATCCCAGGGAACGCGGTCACCGGGGACCCCCATCTCCCAAAGGGCATTAGGGCGACAGGACGGTGAGGGGCATCCCAGCCTAGCGGCGCCTCACTTTCTTCTCGCgagtttttctctcttctctccgcCTTTCGAACTCCTCGAAGGAGATCTTTCCTTCCAGGTAGTCGATAAGCTCCGGGCTGAACCCCGACATGTCTGCGGGCCGGATACGCAGCCCCAAGAACCGGGACAGAACCGGGAAGAGCTGCCCCTCCCAACTTCGCTCCGCGCCGGCGCCGAGAGCAGGGACCGGCGTGCTCCCGAGAAATGGGCCCGGCCTGCACCGTGGCCGCCGCGCTCGGGTTCCGCCGCCGCGTCTGGCCCCGCTCCGCCCAGGGGCGGAGCCTCGGTGCGCCGGCCTCCGGCTCTGACCTCCTGCTGCAGATTGTTAGGGAGTTGAAAAGAAATGTGCTTTAAAGAAATTGTCTTTAAATAATTTCCCTCAATTCCCCATTAGGGTCCTCACTACCAATCCATTTCCCTTTCTGGATGTTTGTTCTGTAAATTAATTTAATCTTTGCCGTAGtgattttcttcttaatttaacCGCTTGCCCGCCCGCGTGCATGCGCCGCGGAAGCCGGAGTCCTCGCCAGGGCTACGCTGTCAATCTCACCTCCCCCAATCAAAGGCACCGTCAGTTTCCCGTCTTCCCCAAATCCTCAAACTCTGCTTTCCTCGGGCTCCTTCTCAGCCTGTAAATAAGTTCATCTGGACTTTATGTTCCGCCTCTAACTCTCACCCTAGTTTTCTTcacaaacttttagaaagagtCGAATGCTTGATATGATAATCAAACCCTGTTGCCCGTTTACTGTAGGTCATGTCCTGTCTTATGCATATTACATGCAtatctcaaaataatccttaaaaaAGGATATTGTTGTCGCTAATGCCAAAGTCCAGTATCTAATAAGTAGTaggaccaggatttgaaccctggtctATCCAACTCCAAATCCCATGCTAGGAATTAATGTGATATACCGCCTCGCCTCAGTGGAAGTATTTTTCACCTCCTGCACACTGTTGTGGTGTGTCTTTTACCttgtgttctgtttctctgctgtTTAGAGACGCTAGCCGTCAACCTCTTGAGAACAGCACTACCTGATAGCACCTTTGCGAACTCTCCTCTGTAGCCTAGCAATCTGTGCTCAAAATACCCTTCTGAATTAAATCGGATGGAATTGAAAGTGCCTCGGGAATGGGCAAGGGAGTCGCGGTATGGGGAATGGCAGCTCCACATGCAAACCAGGTTAGAGATGATTCCTGGGAGCCTACCACGTGGCGGGCGGTGCCTCTTTACTACAAGGCGGATGAGGATAAAAGCAGCAGTGGGATGGGTGGCAGAATGAGGGGCCATCCTGCGAGAGGGGGACTTGGGGTGAGAGAAGAATATCTCACAGCTAGAAGTCATCCCCTTTCTCATGATGAAGGCTCCTCAGGGCCCTACATGGGTATGAAATATGGGGGGCTAGCGTGTGGGTTGGGTCAAGGTAATCCACAGAAATCACTTATAGCAAAACCTTCTCCTGAATTTCTCTGGGCAGTCAGGGAAGGACATCTAAGAGGAAGTCAAGAGGCTCTAGTCCTAACTCTcccaggggagaaggagggaatcaaagggaggaaagatggtcacCTGGTGAGGAGAACGCTCTCCTAGAGCCAGATGGCTTAGACTAGCTTGTTTTATTACTGGCTGCCAGGAATACGGCAATACCTGTTGTAAAGATACAGATTCATGTTGGGGAGAATAGCGAGCAGGGAGCAAGGGGTGGAAGGATAGTCTCTCTGCTATGGAACAGGTCGATGACGTGAAAGTTCATTTACAGGTCAGAATGTAGCAACATATCTTGACGTTGTAAtcgttctgtttttcttttctccacttacTTTAAGCGATTTGTCCCCGGGTGAAGCAGAGGCATCTGCGTTACCTTGAGATGAAGTGGGATTGTTATAGCAGCAATGAAAATAGCAAGAAGAAACTTCTCAGGCTTTAAGAATGGTTTTTGAGTACCAAAATGGAAAGTCTGAAGAAAGCAGAACATTGAATTTGTGCCATGACAATAGAATTAAGAGTACATGAGAAGGAGATGACTCCATCCTTCCTCCTTGTCTGTGGGTGTGACCCTTTTGGGGAGACAAATTTTCCATGGGTCTCTCACTTTTCTGCAAAAGCTTGTGAGAGCCTTCCTTCTGAGCTATCTTTTCAAGAATGTCTGCAGAACAAAGAGccttgagaaagagagaaatagtgTCTCTCTCTGGGCAAAGTTTGGGCATGTTTGCTAGTAGCCTCCTTATAAGAGTGGGGTTTTCCTAAGCTTGGGGTTCCTCAGCTGTGGCCCAAACCTACTTGTGCGCTGCATACACCTGGGCCCACCTCCACGTGGCCCCCATGATACTTGGGGGATAAGGAGAACCATTGAGAATGTAAAACTCATGCTGCCTGCTGTGCCATGAGTGATAAGTCCGCtgcctcagacccaggagtctcaggtgtctgccagcatctgtgaaGCTGTAGTGGGCTAGCGTGTCACTTGCAAGTAGGGTAAAACCTCGTATCCTTAACAGTTCTTGACCACCCCAGATCTGGGACAGTGGACAAGAGGCCATGCCTGGGGATGAGGAATTGGGTGCTCATCAAAGAGGATCAGAGTCATTGTTGAGAGGCTGTCAAGGACCTGTGTAGAGAAGTACTGCCGACCCCTTGAGAGTCCAGATCACCTGCAGAACAGTTATTTGCATTGGAGGAAACATTCCACTTCCCCAGTGGGCTTTTAGGGATGTGTGTAGGGAGATCTTGGTCGTCAAAATAATACGGCAGGGGTGGGAAACTCCTAACAGATAGTGTCTGGGGACCAGGCTTGCTAAAGTGTCACACACAGTGAAGACCTGTCCTCCAACTGCCAACAGCATCACTGTGAAGAAACTCTAGTCAGTGCAGAGTGTAGGCCTTCCATCAACAGCCACCTGCCACTTGTGAGGAATTTTCCAGCAGAACGATGCATGCCCCTACCCTGAGACATTGCAAGCTCATAGTTAAATCCTGTGTGGATGCCCTTTCTTTTCAAAGTCCATGAAACTGATAAGTATTCCTCTTGACTCCAGAGCAGGGTGgtaaaagggaaaaggaaaataaaacactgtACTTGAGTGGAACAGGACAGTGGTGGGACACTCCCCACCACTCTGCCATTTAGCTGAATAGGCTATGTATcacttatatctttttttttttttgaggaagattagccctgagctaacatctgctgccactcctcctctttttgctgaggaaagctggccctgagctaacatccatgaccatcttcctcaactcTGTGAGTGAGATgcctgcctcagtatggcttgacaagcagtgcgcaggtccacacctggaatccagactggtgaaccctgggctgccgaagcagaacatgtgaacttaaccgctgcgccatcaggccagccccacttatatcttttaaaagataaaatatatatatatattcttgacATTAACTAGAAGCAACTTCCATTACTGTGTGAAAATAGCAGAATGGCACACATTTACCTCAATCCAACAAGTACTCATTGAACAAACTAGGCATTGTGCTAgttgctggagaaataaaaatggcttAGATATGATCTCTGCTCACAAAGACTTCACAACCCTCGAGGGAAATCAGACACATACACAACTAATTACAACAAAACATGTTGAACTAGACACAGGATCTGATcttgtataaatattttattgttgatATTCAGTATCAGTCATCCACAAAAAAGCCACAGAAAACTATTTTGGAATGTACAGATGTGTTATTAAGACACTGATGTTTGCTTCTAGTACAATGTTCCTTTCGCAGGAATCACAGAGAAAACAATGCAGCTCTCCATAAAGACACAGGAACGTGGCTCTTCCAAGTGAGAACATGAGAATCAGAGTAATTTGGCCCGAgctggggtggaggtgagggTTGGCTGTAAAAGAAGGGAAATCCACCCATTTCCACTCTCCCTTCTTGAGGAGGTTGTGTGTGGGAGAGCCAGAGCTGAGGCGTGGCTAGGATATTTGGTGTAGCACAATGTCCACCTCTGGACATAGTCGCAGAGAACGTCTCCCAGAGACCCTGGCAACTCCTGGAATCTCATGTTTCGTTGCcttccattttaacttaattgcgGATCCTTATCACTTTCCCTTGCTATGAAAATAAGATTGTGAGGTCTTTCAACAGCGTATGTTGACAGTGAGAATGCatcttttttaaggaaaaagataaatatgttaaACCCAAATCCCTGTTACATATAATAAACTAGagcaaaaatgagcaaatgaaaacAGTGATTGATAAAAGGTAATGAACATACAAGACAAGCTTAAAAGGAAACGTAATCTAGaagctcttcatttcttttaaatttacgGTGTTTTTGTAACTCTTGCAAATATACACAGCGCTCGCCATCAGTATTTATGGTTATAGAACGGAAAAACACCAAACATATGCACGTAAGGCCCATATGTCCCACAGCTCAAGCCATTTATATCGAAATCTGGAAATCAGAATAAAATCATTACAAATTGACaaaaaaatggaggggaaaaaaatcacacaaaagtTTAGCCATGGCCATGGTTGAATTTTTCTAATGAGATGCTTCATCGGTAGTTTGAAAATAGCCAGACgactaaaagaacaagaaaatgttataatgaaatagaaaatgaagactCACAATTAACACAAACACCCAGAGATCAACATATTTCACTGAAAACTCCCTTTGTCTTCACTTTCTAATCAGAGATGTCAGGAAAGGAGAGCTCATAATTATGAAATATTCTCCAAATCAGGAGCTGCGCTTCTTTCACAAAGTTGAATAATTCCCATTAAATTACAATCTCACCCACGGGGTGCTTTCTCTGTTCCCTGCCTGAAACATTCACACTCACATGAAAGCAGGTATTCGATGTTTTCTCTGACACTTTCTATGACTTAGAGATTAGTATCTGCAAATTATAGTTGAAGAAATGAACAGGTAAGCAATTTGTATGCAACACTGTCTCATACTGAAGTAGGTACTGTGGTATTAATAAGTATTCTCTGTTTTAGTGTCTGCTACCGTAGGGCCTAAGTGTGACAAATAGTAAAGGGAACCTTTCATTAACATCCTTTTGTtaatcctgttttattttctcattgtagGACAGTTTTCAAGTGCATACGCCACATGGTAAGTTGCATCTTCTTTTTAGAATAACAATCactatctttaaaaaatcatcacGTTTAAAAGAACTAATAATCAAAATCCTTTCACAAGCATAATGAAATGCAACAACGCTATGCTTTCTCACAATTTCATCAGTATGCTTGTGGAAGAATGAGAGTAGATTTTAATTATGATCCATTTCCCTTTATTACTCAGCTGAACAAAAAGCTAATAGATGAGaagcaaaatgtattttcttgGAATGCACCTTACCTGTTCCTTTTTAAACGGTAGGTGTTTATTTGCTAGGAATACTCaagtaataagaataataaaattcaaatcttAAACATAAATACATTTCTACTTTTTTCAGTGAGAAAAATGTCATCTTTACttatattctactttttttcccccaggtgaGGAAGTTCAAGCTCAAATATATGCTTAATACTTTCTCCCCCAAAGAGAaccattcttttaacttttactttCCATTCAATCCAACTGCACAATCCgacatatttttttatatatgattTTCCATATAACTTAGCTGCACGACCTGGTCTGAAAAAAGATAGAGGTAATAAAAGTGTGTGGTATTTCATACGACccacctatcccactactgggtatttatccaaagaacttgaagtcaacaattcaaagagacttgtgCACCCCAGTGTTCATTGCTTCAGTATTCACTGTAACCccagtgcccatcgactgatgagtggataaagaggatgtggtgtatatatacaatggaatactacttagccgtaaaaaaacacaacattgtcccattcacaacaacatggatggaccttaagagtattatgttaagcaaaataagccggatagagaaagacaaacaccgtatgatttcactcataagtagaagataaactaacacacggacaaagagaacagtttagtggttaccaaagggggagggggttggggggaggcaacaaggggtaaaggggcacatttatatggtgaatgacaaataataatgtacaactgaaatttcacaatgttgtaaactattatgacctcaataaaaaaaaaaagtgtgtggtGTTTCATTATACTTAATAATCCTATTAAGAGTGATAATTctaggggtcagccccgtggccaagcggttaaagttatgcatgctctgctttggcggcctggggttgagcagtttggatcccaggcatggacctactccactcatcagccatgctgtggaggcatcccacatacaaaatagaggagggttggcacagattttagctcagggtgaatcttcttaaccaaaaaaaaaaaaaaagactgataattCTAATAATTAACATATCTCTCCCGAGAAAACTGCGCTTAAAAAATCTTaactgtcatttctttttaaaaccagACCATAAAATACCTGAACCAAATCCAAATATTAACAGCGACAAGTATCGTCAGAACTGAGCACTTATTTAtatcaggaaataaaatcacttttcAAATAAATGCTTTCAAAATCTCTTTATGACTTCATGACTGAGTTGTATGTTGGGACAGATCCTGGGAACAAAGAGATAAGTTTACCTGCGCTGAGGAGAAACTTCAGCCTTGAGGTAATCGGGAAAGGAGTTTTTCTGCTCTTCATAATCTGCAAATGCAGAAGCAATAAATTCTGACCGGAAAGAGAGTGGTCTGGGATTCTCATTCACGGAGAAAGTATTTGGAAACCTCACAAGATCAAGACCTCTTCCCTTAAAATATGCCTGAAGGGTTCTGAAAAACTgaatagagaaaaagaatgttCAATGCCATATATAAATTAAACACCAAAAATGAATGTTTTCCCCCTGAGTTGACTTTAGGGCTAATCTAGGAGGCGGGAGGTGGAAAACTCAGAAACCAACTTcggctgctgcttctcctcccctccatcaTCCTCCACCGTGCCTTCTTTCAGCCCCTGCAACCCTTAACACGATAATGTCCCACTGGTGAATCGAGAGAGGAATATCAGCTATTGACAGCACCACAGTCAGAAGGTTCATCGTCCATCTCTGAGTGCCGAAGTCCGAGACTTTAAAAGGAAGTCCACAGTGCTCAGAGCTCGGCGCCTCCTCCCTGACTGACCCGACACAGATCTCGGTCACTGACTTCTGCAAGTTTCTTTTCAGACACGGGGGTTCCGCTTTCCTTAAGGAAGTGAATGTACAAAAGCTGTGCACAGTGCTGTTTGGTCATTTTCATCCTATGTGGTTATGTTTCACGTCATTTTCTTTAGGAAaactatattttgaaatagtAATGTCAGCA from Equus asinus isolate D_3611 breed Donkey chromosome 4, EquAss-T2T_v2, whole genome shotgun sequence harbors:
- the C4H2orf66 gene encoding uncharacterized protein C2orf66 homolog yields the protein MPKACLLLCVALVPLGLVHGVMLRNEEKWKSLNNPRNRDLFFRTLQAYFKGRGLDLVRFPNTFSVNENPRPLSFRSEFIASAFADYEEQKNSFPDYLKAEVSPQRR